A single region of the Stigmatopora argus isolate UIUO_Sarg chromosome 6, RoL_Sarg_1.0, whole genome shotgun sequence genome encodes:
- the h1m gene encoding linker histone H1M, producing MSSKRRTIILNKPATSRMPVQEDRTKPGPVTLRKMTTHPGTSIMVSEALKKLDSRKGVTKQGIQNFIKLNYPSVDPIRLNYLVRRVLLKGLDNGTLVRPTNSTIIAGVAGRFRLAKNKETKAKAENVDPNVQKSPKEAPKTKAVGTKKKPNAAKRKSPKKEAKKGSKKSKMEAEAPPAKAVPTKVGKANIPADEATEEFKEKAKSKEKGSVKTKAKAKEAKSKVEKEPAPKTAAKRSRKKKTE from the exons ATGTCTTCCAAAAGGCGAACAATTATTCTAAATAAGCCAGCCACCAGCCGCATGCCAGTCCAGGAAGACCGCACAAAGCCcg GTCCAGTGACATTGCGAAAAATGACTACGCATCCCGGGACAAGCATTATGGTTTCGGAGGCACTCAAAAAGCTGGACTCCAGAAAGGGGGTAACCAAACAAGGCATCCAGAACTTCATCAAACTCAACTACCCCTCCGTGGACCCCATTCGCCTCAACTACTTGGTCCGGAGAGTTTTATTGAAAGGTCTGGATAACGGCACCTTGGTTCGGCCAACTAACTCCACCATCATTGCGGGGGTCGCCGGCAGATTTCGG CTTGCAAAGAACAAAGAGACTAAAGCAAAAGCAGAGAATGTGGATCCAAATGTGCAAAAATCTCCAAAGGAAGCCCCTAAGACGAAAGCTG ttGGCACAAAAAAGAAACCTAATGCAGCAAAAAGGAAGTCTCCAAAGAAAGAG GCTAAAAAGGGCTCCAAGAAGTCCAAAATGGAGGCAGAAGCTCCCCCTGCCAAGGCGGTGCCGACAAAGGTGGGTAAAGCTAATATTCCTGCTGATGAGGCTACTGAGGAATTTAAGGAGAAGGCAAAATCTAAAGAAAAGGGGTCGGTGAAGACAAAGGCCAAAGCCAAGGAGGCCAAAAGTAAAGTGGAGAAAGAACCTGCACCAAAAACTGCTGCTAAAAGAAGCAGGAAGAAGAAAACGGAGTGA